The genome window TCCCGCTCGGCCTGCTGCTCGCGCTCTTCTACGTGGGCTACTTCACCTACTACGCGCCCTACCGCGCGCTCTACCCGGACGTGGTCCCGGACGAGCAGCGCGCGCGCTCCCAAGGGGTTCAGAAGACGTGGCGCGAGATCGGGCTCGGCGCGTCGCTCGTGGGAGGCGGCCTGCTCCTGGCGGTGAGCCAGGCGCTGCCCTTCGTGGTGGCCGCCGGGACGATCGCGGCGGTCACGCTCGTGTTCGCCCGTCACGCGAAGGATCCGGGGAAGGGCGAAGAGGAGGAGCGTGAGAGGCCGCGCGAAGTTCTTCGCCGCGTGCGCGAGCTCGTCGCGGAGCGCCCGAAGATCGGCTGGCTTCTCCTCTCGAACTCCCTGTGGGAGCTCACGGTGGCCGCGCTGAAGACCTTCGTGGTGCTCTACATCACGGTGGGGCTCGGGAAATCCACCAGCATGGCTTCGGCCGTGCTTGCGGTGGTGGCTGTGTCGGTGGTGGGTGGCGCCCTCACGGCCGGCGCGCTCGGCGATCGCATGCGGCCGCCGCGACTCATGAAGCACGCGTCGTGGGTGTACGGCGCTGCGCTGCTCGCGCCGCTGTTCACGCAGTCCACGCTGCTGATCGCCGCCGTGATTCCCGCCGCGTTTGCCGCGGGCATGATCATGGCGCTGCCATACGCCGAGCTCATGGGCATGCTCGACGAGGAGCACCACGGGCTCGCCGCCGGCATGTTCGGCCTGAGCCGTGGCGCCGGCACCCTCCTCGGCCCGGTGCTCGCAGGCGCCGCCGTAACCCTCTTGAAGGGCCCGCTCGCGTCCACTCAGGGCTATGCCGCCGTGTTCGGCGTGGCGAGCGTGGCCGCCTTCCTCAGCCTCATCGGCGTGCGCCACCTCGACTCGGGCCGCGAGCGGTCGCGTACGCGTATGTCTCGCGCGCGCGCGTAGAAGTAACCGGGCTTACAGTTTCATGGGAGAAACCCTTCCCGAGGGGTAGCTACGAGGCCGCTGTAGCAAAGCGAACGAAAGGCGGCGGAGGTGGCCA of Thermoleophilaceae bacterium contains these proteins:
- a CDS encoding MFS transporter produces the protein MATEAKTQKRLTGGQRTKLVLLGFPTFGLSVAATMVSTYLPVLLNQLSGPALTGAMIGGEGLFGLFLPLLVGSWSDSVQTRFGSRLPFMLAAAPAMVVALVTMPLLHSIVPLGLLLALFYVGYFTYYAPYRALYPDVVPDEQRARSQGVQKTWREIGLGASLVGGGLLLAVSQALPFVVAAGTIAAVTLVFARHAKDPGKGEEEERERPREVLRRVRELVAERPKIGWLLLSNSLWELTVAALKTFVVLYITVGLGKSTSMASAVLAVVAVSVVGGALTAGALGDRMRPPRLMKHASWVYGAALLAPLFTQSTLLIAAVIPAAFAAGMIMALPYAELMGMLDEEHHGLAAGMFGLSRGAGTLLGPVLAGAAVTLLKGPLASTQGYAAVFGVASVAAFLSLIGVRHLDSGRERSRTRMSRARA